Proteins encoded within one genomic window of Bradyrhizobium sp. AZCC 1719:
- a CDS encoding dihydrolipoyl dehydrogenase family protein has product MTPEKFDVVILGGGNAGIGVTGPVRRAGMSVAMIEADLLGGTCPNRGCTPKKVLVAAGHALHEIERASIHHIAVGKPKLDWAALIDREKDMIKDIPANLARAMAKRNVEVIKGHGAFTGSNTIRVGSRTLEARHIVIATGSKPRPLPIPGAELMITSDEMLSERELPASVIFIGGGVISLEFGHVYARAGAAVTILEALPQLLPAMDADAVARLQAESERIGIRIRTTVSVKQIEKAKDRLRVVFSHNGAEHAAEADRVVNGAGRVANVDTLDLAAGHVEQADGRVALDRHLRSTSNPNVYVCGDAVPTSPQLSPIATYEGDIVGRNIVEGAKYSPDYASMATSVYTVPPLASVGLTEAAARQNGLAIDVHVNDMLDWFSAKTYAETVAWSKVIVDQSTDRILGAHFVGHAGQELVNIFGLAMRFGITASQIRENIYAYPTFSSDIKHMLGHG; this is encoded by the coding sequence ATGACACCGGAGAAATTTGACGTTGTCATTCTCGGCGGCGGCAATGCCGGCATCGGTGTCACCGGACCAGTCCGGCGCGCGGGAATGTCGGTCGCGATGATCGAGGCCGATCTTCTCGGCGGCACCTGCCCGAACCGCGGCTGCACGCCGAAGAAGGTGCTGGTCGCCGCCGGCCACGCGCTGCACGAGATCGAACGCGCATCCATCCATCACATAGCCGTCGGCAAGCCGAAACTCGACTGGGCCGCGCTGATCGACCGCGAGAAGGACATGATCAAGGACATCCCTGCCAATCTCGCCCGCGCGATGGCCAAGCGCAATGTCGAGGTCATCAAGGGCCACGGCGCGTTCACAGGATCCAATACAATCCGCGTCGGAAGCCGGACACTCGAGGCCAGGCATATCGTGATTGCGACGGGATCGAAGCCGCGGCCGCTGCCAATTCCGGGAGCCGAGCTCATGATCACCTCGGACGAAATGCTGAGCGAGCGCGAACTGCCGGCTTCCGTGATCTTCATCGGTGGCGGCGTCATCTCGCTCGAGTTTGGCCATGTCTATGCGCGCGCCGGTGCTGCGGTCACTATCCTCGAGGCGCTGCCGCAGCTATTGCCTGCCATGGACGCCGACGCCGTCGCGCGCTTGCAGGCCGAGAGCGAGCGCATCGGCATTCGCATCAGAACTACAGTGAGCGTCAAGCAAATTGAAAAGGCGAAGGACCGCCTGCGCGTCGTCTTCAGCCATAACGGCGCCGAGCACGCAGCCGAAGCCGACCGTGTCGTCAACGGCGCCGGACGCGTCGCCAATGTCGATACGCTGGATCTCGCCGCGGGCCATGTCGAGCAAGCCGATGGCCGCGTCGCGCTCGACCGCCATCTGCGGTCGACCTCCAATCCCAACGTCTATGTCTGCGGCGACGCGGTGCCGACCTCGCCGCAACTGTCGCCGATCGCGACCTATGAGGGCGACATCGTCGGCCGAAACATCGTCGAAGGCGCTAAATACAGCCCGGACTACGCGAGCATGGCGACATCGGTCTACACGGTGCCGCCGCTCGCCTCGGTTGGCCTGACGGAAGCCGCCGCCAGGCAGAACGGTCTTGCGATCGACGTCCACGTCAATGACATGCTCGACTGGTTCTCCGCGAAAACCTATGCCGAAACAGTGGCGTGGTCGAAGGTGATCGTCGATCAATCTACCGACCGCATCCTAGGCGCGCATTTCGTCGGGCATGCCGGCCAGGAGCTCGTGAATATCTTCGGACTGGCGATGCGCTTCGGCATTACCGCGAGCCAGATCCGGGAAAATATCTACGCCTATCCGACGTTTTCCTCCGACATAAAGCACATGCTCGGCCACGGTTAG